A single Mangrovimonas sp. YM274 DNA region contains:
- a CDS encoding ABC transporter permease, with translation MFDIERWQEIFETLRKNKLRTFLTGLSVASGIFILVILLGFSKGIENGVTSQFQRDATNMITVWTNRTTKEYKGLNPGRYVQLKNGDFDMVSTKYKDYLEYKSSLHGMWGVTMTYGNESGSYRIRGVMPEHQFIENADILKGRFINQADLDEAKKVAVIGNKLKRDLFKDEDAIDKNILMYGMNFKVIGVFTDPGGDREEDQAYIPISTSQKVFNIGDNIRNMLFTVEMSDNFSDAVALSQNISTEIESQIKQMHTVAPDDTGAVRVYNTLEEAKKIYKLIDTIKAVFWFVGIGTIIAGIVGVGNIMLIIVKERTKEIGIRKALGALPWSIIGMIIQEAVFVTMFSGLFGLIFGLGLLEAVGPQVESDFIKYPQVDFNIAITTVFILVFAGALAGFIPAYRAAKIKPIEALRDE, from the coding sequence ATGTTTGATATTGAACGATGGCAGGAAATCTTTGAAACGCTACGAAAAAATAAACTTCGAACGTTTTTAACCGGGCTTTCGGTGGCCTCGGGGATATTTATACTTGTTATTTTGCTAGGGTTCAGTAAAGGCATAGAAAATGGTGTGACGTCGCAGTTCCAAAGGGATGCTACTAACATGATAACGGTTTGGACCAATAGAACTACTAAGGAATACAAAGGCCTAAACCCTGGTCGATACGTCCAACTAAAGAATGGTGATTTTGATATGGTTTCTACCAAGTACAAAGATTACTTGGAGTATAAGTCATCTCTTCATGGTATGTGGGGAGTGACCATGACTTATGGAAATGAAAGTGGAAGTTACCGTATCAGAGGCGTGATGCCTGAACATCAATTTATTGAAAATGCCGACATCTTAAAAGGACGTTTTATAAATCAAGCGGATCTTGATGAGGCCAAAAAGGTAGCTGTTATTGGCAACAAGCTTAAACGAGATTTATTTAAGGATGAAGATGCCATAGATAAGAATATCTTAATGTATGGTATGAATTTTAAGGTTATTGGAGTATTCACTGATCCAGGTGGGGATCGGGAAGAAGATCAAGCTTATATACCGATATCTACGTCGCAAAAAGTATTTAATATAGGGGATAACATTCGGAACATGTTGTTCACGGTAGAGATGTCCGATAATTTTTCTGATGCGGTTGCCTTATCTCAAAACATTTCCACGGAAATAGAATCCCAAATCAAGCAAATGCATACGGTAGCTCCAGATGATACTGGAGCAGTTAGGGTTTATAACACGCTTGAAGAAGCCAAGAAAATATACAAGCTAATAGATACCATTAAGGCTGTGTTTTGGTTTGTGGGAATAGGGACAATTATTGCGGGAATAGTAGGCGTGGGAAACATCATGCTTATAATTGTAAAAGAACGTACCAAAGAAATAGGTATTCGAAAAGCTTTAGGCGCTTTGCCCTGGTCAATAATTGGTATGATTATTCAGGAGGCAGTTTTTGTAACCATGTTTTCTGGACTCTTCGGGTTGATTTTTGGTTTAGGATTATTGGAAGCCGTGGGGCCTCAGGTGGAAAGTGATTTTATAAAGTATCCACAAGTAGATTTTAATATAGCCATAACCACTGTGTTTATTTTGGTGTTTGCGGGAGCATTGGCTGGGTTTATTCCAGCATATCGGGCAGCAAAAATTAAGCCTATTGAGGCATTAAGGGACGAATAA
- a CDS encoding SCO family protein, whose protein sequence is MSNKTNYSYVGIAFIILVFGIIFVPKIVDRISNEDITRKESRSDQAKTKNEEVEATELAFLNINGEPKKVPDFSFVDQNGNQITNKDYKGKVYVVEFFFTTCPSICPKMNKNLVQIQNEFKEFKDFGVASFTINPEHDTPEVLKTYADNYGITNPNWHLMTGDKDAIYDLANIGFNLYTGENEEVAGGFEHSGNFALIDKNGYIRSRVVAGNPLIFYNGIISEAEQKDDEGQEQQITMLKEDIAQLLQE, encoded by the coding sequence ATGAGCAATAAAACAAACTATTCATACGTAGGGATTGCCTTCATTATCTTGGTTTTTGGAATCATTTTTGTTCCAAAAATTGTGGATAGAATTAGCAATGAAGATATCACTAGAAAGGAAAGTAGAAGCGATCAAGCCAAAACCAAAAATGAAGAAGTTGAAGCTACTGAATTGGCTTTTTTAAACATTAATGGCGAACCAAAAAAAGTGCCGGATTTCAGTTTTGTAGATCAAAATGGAAATCAAATTACCAATAAGGACTATAAAGGTAAAGTGTACGTTGTGGAGTTTTTCTTTACAACATGTCCTTCGATATGTCCTAAAATGAACAAGAATTTGGTTCAGATTCAAAATGAATTCAAGGAATTTAAAGATTTTGGTGTGGCATCGTTTACCATTAATCCAGAACACGATACTCCAGAAGTTTTAAAAACCTATGCCGATAATTATGGCATCACAAATCCTAACTGGCATTTAATGACAGGCGATAAGGATGCTATTTACGATTTGGCCAATATTGGGTTCAACCTGTATACCGGCGAAAATGAAGAAGTGGCTGGTGGTTTTGAGCATTCAGGGAATTTTGCCTTAATAGACAAAAATGGCTACATCCGTTCAAGAGTGGTTGCTGGAAATCCTTTGATTTTTTACAATGGGATAATTTCGGAAGCAGAACAAAAGGACGATGAGGGCCAAGAACAGCAAATAACAATGCTCAAGGAAGACATTGCACAACTATTGCAAGAATAA
- a CDS encoding DUF420 domain-containing protein produces MSNQQLLEEKKYNKWIVILSIAIPLAVAALFGVNLRRMGFDVEPLTFLPPIYAAINAVTAFVLVLAFFAIKNKKISLHERLMKFAIFLSVMFLVMYVAYHMTSDSTNFGGEGAIAYVYYFILITHIVLSVVIIPFVLITYVRAITKNFARHKKIAKITFPLWLYVAITGVVVYLMISPYYV; encoded by the coding sequence ATGAGTAATCAACAACTACTGGAGGAAAAGAAATATAACAAATGGATTGTAATTTTATCGATTGCAATTCCTTTGGCAGTGGCAGCTCTTTTTGGAGTGAATCTAAGAAGAATGGGCTTCGATGTTGAGCCATTAACCTTTTTGCCTCCTATTTATGCGGCTATCAATGCTGTTACGGCATTTGTGTTGGTATTGGCGTTTTTCGCTATCAAGAATAAAAAGATTAGTCTCCATGAACGATTAATGAAATTCGCAATTTTCCTTTCGGTAATGTTTCTTGTAATGTATGTGGCCTATCACATGACGAGCGATTCTACCAACTTTGGTGGTGAAGGGGCCATAGCCTATGTGTATTATTTTATTTTGATAACTCATATCGTACTTTCTGTAGTGATTATTCCTTTTGTTTTAATCACTTATGTAAGGGCAATTACCAAAAACTTTGCAAGGCATAAAAAAATAGCCAAAATAACCTTTCCCCTTTGGTTGTATGTGGCCATTACTGGTGTTGTGGTGTATTTAATGATTTCACCTTATTACGTATAG
- a CDS encoding ABC transporter ATP-binding protein produces MIEINNIHKSYHMGSNSLHVLKGINFNVKEGELVSIMGSSGSGKSTLLNILGMLDEADSGEYRLDGFPINNLNEKIAAKYRNEFLGFIFQSFNLINYKTALDNVALPLYYQGVKRRERVDKARHYLEKVGLGPWANHLPSELSGGQKQRVAIARALASDPKVLLADEPTGALDTTTSYEVMELIQGINDEGKTILVVTHEHDIANMTKRIVNLKDGVIIDDSLVEQVRASQYV; encoded by the coding sequence ATGATTGAAATAAATAATATTCACAAGTCTTACCATATGGGGAGCAATAGCCTTCATGTGTTAAAGGGAATCAATTTTAATGTAAAGGAAGGCGAACTGGTTTCCATTATGGGATCATCGGGGTCTGGGAAGTCTACATTATTGAACATTTTGGGCATGCTTGACGAAGCGGATTCAGGTGAATACCGTTTGGATGGATTTCCTATTAACAATCTAAACGAAAAAATTGCCGCTAAGTATAGAAATGAATTTCTAGGATTTATTTTCCAATCCTTTAACTTAATTAATTACAAAACAGCCTTAGATAATGTCGCGCTCCCATTGTATTATCAGGGTGTTAAAAGAAGGGAGCGTGTGGATAAGGCAAGGCATTATTTGGAAAAAGTGGGCCTTGGGCCTTGGGCCAACCATTTGCCAAGTGAACTTTCAGGTGGGCAAAAGCAAAGGGTTGCCATTGCAAGGGCATTAGCCAGCGACCCAAAGGTTTTATTGGCCGATGAGCCGACAGGTGCTTTGGATACAACAACATCCTATGAGGTTATGGAGTTGATTCAGGGGATTAATGATGAAGGCAAGACTATTTTGGTGGTGACTCACGAACACGATATCGCCAATATGACCAAACGAATTGTAAACCTCAAGGACGGCGTAATTATTGATGATAGTTTGGTAGAACAAGTTAGAGCTTCTCAATATGTTTGA
- a CDS encoding efflux RND transporter periplasmic adaptor subunit has product MKRTKTVIILMFIVIAFSAALYYLWQKNQENPIKYTTEAPSEQTIVVKTVATGSIVPKEEVLIKPNISGVIEEIFIEAGEYVNSGDLIAQIRVIPNVSSLTSAKNSIASSQTALQTAQINLETQQANYDRQKALFDKGVISANDFESIKNTYLQTKQSVEQAKINLTSAKQNFDIIKTGTTSGLGNIAQTQVRATVSGMVLDVPVKVGNQVIEANNFNEGTSIASLADVKKMIFEGKVDESEVGKIKEGLPLEITVGAIENKEFDAVLDYIAPKGVEENGAIQFEIKGTLTKMDTTFIRAGLSANAAIILDKAEKVLAIKEALVQYDKETKLPFVEIEKGDQDFERKDVELGISDGIYVEVKKGVTKDDKIKVWNQLQGAPQYAQN; this is encoded by the coding sequence ATGAAAAGAACAAAAACCGTTATTATTCTCATGTTTATAGTGATTGCGTTTTCTGCAGCGCTATACTATTTATGGCAAAAAAATCAGGAGAATCCTATTAAATATACTACCGAAGCACCTAGCGAGCAAACTATTGTAGTAAAAACGGTGGCAACAGGGAGTATTGTTCCAAAGGAAGAAGTATTGATAAAGCCAAATATTTCCGGAGTAATAGAAGAGATTTTTATTGAAGCGGGAGAATATGTAAATTCGGGAGATCTCATTGCCCAGATTCGAGTGATTCCAAATGTATCTTCATTAACAAGTGCTAAAAATAGTATCGCAAGCAGTCAAACGGCATTGCAAACAGCACAAATTAATTTGGAAACGCAGCAGGCAAATTATGACAGACAGAAAGCTTTGTTTGATAAAGGGGTGATTTCTGCTAATGATTTTGAAAGCATAAAAAACACCTATTTACAAACCAAGCAAAGTGTAGAGCAGGCAAAGATTAACCTGACTTCAGCCAAACAGAATTTTGATATTATTAAAACCGGAACCACGAGCGGTTTGGGAAATATTGCACAAACCCAAGTAAGAGCAACGGTTTCGGGGATGGTTTTGGACGTACCGGTTAAAGTGGGAAATCAAGTGATTGAAGCCAATAACTTTAATGAAGGAACATCCATCGCATCGCTGGCAGATGTTAAAAAAATGATATTTGAAGGAAAGGTAGATGAGAGTGAGGTTGGAAAAATAAAGGAAGGTTTGCCATTAGAAATTACTGTAGGAGCTATCGAGAACAAAGAGTTTGATGCGGTCTTGGATTATATTGCTCCAAAAGGTGTGGAGGAAAATGGGGCTATTCAATTTGAAATAAAAGGAACCCTTACCAAAATGGATACCACCTTTATAAGGGCTGGTTTGAGTGCCAATGCAGCCATTATTTTGGATAAAGCAGAAAAGGTGTTGGCTATTAAGGAAGCCTTGGTGCAATACGATAAAGAAACAAAATTACCTTTTGTCGAGATTGAAAAAGGCGATCAGGATTTTGAACGTAAAGATGTTGAGTTGGGGATTAGTGACGGGATATATGTTGAGGTGAAAAAGGGTGTAACAAAAGATGATAAAATTAAGGTGTGGAACCAGCTACAGGGAGCACCTCAGTATGCTCAAAATTAA
- a CDS encoding mechanosensitive ion channel family protein, producing the protein MELQKWVDKGYDLIVNFGPKVLGAIAIWIIGSWVIKILFNTTKKILDKGDYDISLKKFLLNLLNWALKIVLIIVVLGTVGVETTSFAAIIAAAGLAVGLALQGSLANFAGGVLIMIFKPIKIGDLIEAQGEMGVVKEIEIFTTKLTGLSNKEIIIPNGSLSNGNIINYTSLGTRRVDFVFGVSYDADIKATKEVLMQQLTSHPKVLKDPAPSVTVLELADSSVNFAVRPWCKTEDYWTVYFDVMESTKEALDAAGIEIPYPHSVEIHKEG; encoded by the coding sequence ATGGAACTACAAAAATGGGTAGACAAAGGATATGACTTAATTGTAAATTTTGGACCAAAGGTTCTTGGAGCCATTGCAATTTGGATCATTGGGTCCTGGGTCATTAAAATATTGTTCAACACTACTAAGAAAATTTTAGACAAAGGAGATTATGATATCAGTCTCAAAAAATTTCTTTTAAACCTCCTAAATTGGGCCTTAAAAATAGTTCTGATAATTGTTGTTCTAGGAACTGTTGGGGTTGAAACCACCTCTTTTGCAGCCATTATTGCCGCAGCAGGTTTGGCAGTTGGATTGGCTCTTCAAGGGTCATTAGCGAATTTTGCTGGAGGTGTTTTAATCATGATTTTCAAACCTATCAAAATTGGAGATTTAATTGAAGCCCAAGGAGAAATGGGTGTTGTTAAGGAAATTGAAATCTTCACTACCAAATTAACAGGACTATCCAACAAGGAAATTATTATTCCAAATGGTTCTTTATCCAACGGAAACATCATCAACTATACTTCATTAGGTACTAGACGTGTAGATTTCGTTTTTGGTGTGAGCTACGATGCCGATATCAAAGCCACTAAAGAAGTCCTCATGCAGCAATTGACATCTCACCCTAAAGTATTAAAAGATCCGGCGCCATCGGTAACCGTTTTGGAATTAGCCGATAGCTCGGTAAACTTTGCCGTAAGACCATGGTGTAAAACTGAAGATTACTGGACTGTATACTTTGATGTTATGGAAAGTACCAAAGAAGCACTTGATGCTGCAGGTATTGAAATTCCTTACCCACACAGTGTGGAAATTCACAAAGAAGGCTAA
- the tsaB gene encoding tRNA (adenosine(37)-N6)-threonylcarbamoyltransferase complex dimerization subunit type 1 TsaB → MALILSIETTTTNCSVAISEEGKTIVLKEDNGNGYSHAESLHVFIDEVIKSANIQGAELDAIAISKGPGSYTGLRIGVSAAKGLCFSLDKPLISVSTLEALACQVNAFDGVIVPMLDARRLEVYSAIFDNNYKAIREVQAEVLDADSYAKYLENGSVHFVGNGVEKTKGLISHPNAIFVEGKLPSAKEMGALAYDKFKKNDIEDVAYFEPFYLKDFIALKPKS, encoded by the coding sequence ATGGCGTTGATATTAAGTATAGAGACAACTACCACCAATTGTTCGGTGGCAATTTCTGAGGAAGGAAAAACAATTGTTTTAAAGGAAGATAATGGAAATGGGTATTCTCATGCAGAATCTTTGCATGTGTTTATCGATGAGGTTATAAAATCTGCCAATATACAGGGTGCAGAATTGGATGCTATTGCAATCAGTAAAGGACCTGGATCATATACGGGGTTAAGAATTGGGGTGTCCGCAGCGAAGGGATTATGCTTTTCGCTGGATAAACCATTGATTTCGGTATCTACTTTAGAGGCTTTGGCATGTCAAGTAAATGCTTTTGATGGAGTCATAGTTCCCATGTTGGATGCTCGAAGACTAGAGGTGTATTCTGCTATTTTTGACAACAATTATAAAGCAATAAGAGAAGTTCAAGCCGAAGTATTGGATGCGGATTCCTATGCTAAGTATTTAGAAAATGGTTCAGTTCACTTTGTAGGTAACGGAGTAGAAAAAACAAAGGGGCTGATTTCGCACCCCAATGCCATTTTTGTGGAAGGAAAGTTGCCATCGGCAAAAGAAATGGGAGCTTTGGCTTATGATAAGTTCAAAAAAAACGACATCGAAGATGTCGCTTATTTTGAACCTTTTTATTTGAAAGACTTCATTGCATTAAAGCCTAAGTCTTAA
- a CDS encoding efflux RND transporter periplasmic adaptor subunit, whose product MSKKGLIALLAIITLAIVLVVGKKIGWFGKQGNFKVVETQEIALMDIVETVSATGKIQPEIEVKLSSEVSGEIIELPIVEGQQVKKGDLLVRVNPDIYQSNLNRSQATLQNSRAGLSQAEASLKEAKANYDRNKILFEKGIISKSDWDKAISSYEVAQASKESAYFNVQSAAATVNESRDNLSRTTIYAPMSGTISKLDVELGERVVGTQQMAGTEIMRVANLSNMEVEVDVNENDIVKVQIGDSAIVEVDAYLKKEFRGIVTEIANSAEGNLTADQVTNFKVKVRILDESYKDLTEGKPEHFSPFRPGMTATVDIITTTKNSVVGVPISAIVIKTDTSSGKPSGAPKMGGGILDEKFECVFVRNNDEAKLKVVKTGIQDDANIEIVSGLSEGEEIITGPYNVVSKTLKPGDKIEIQSEESKQEEI is encoded by the coding sequence ATGAGTAAAAAAGGACTCATTGCTCTTCTCGCAATCATAACTTTAGCTATTGTTTTAGTTGTAGGTAAAAAAATAGGCTGGTTTGGTAAGCAAGGGAATTTTAAGGTTGTAGAAACTCAAGAAATTGCCTTAATGGATATTGTGGAAACCGTTTCTGCTACAGGAAAAATCCAGCCGGAAATAGAAGTGAAATTATCCAGTGAGGTTTCTGGAGAAATTATTGAGCTGCCAATTGTGGAAGGGCAGCAAGTTAAAAAAGGGGATCTTTTGGTGCGTGTTAATCCGGATATTTATCAGTCCAATTTAAACCGTTCTCAAGCTACTTTACAAAATTCCAGAGCGGGCTTAAGTCAGGCAGAGGCTTCTTTGAAAGAAGCAAAAGCTAATTATGATAGAAACAAGATTCTGTTTGAAAAAGGCATTATTTCCAAGTCCGATTGGGATAAGGCCATTTCTTCTTATGAAGTGGCACAAGCCAGTAAGGAGTCTGCCTATTTTAATGTGCAGAGTGCGGCTGCAACCGTAAATGAGTCAAGGGACAATCTTAGCAGAACAACTATTTATGCTCCCATGAGTGGAACAATTTCCAAATTGGATGTGGAGTTAGGTGAGCGAGTTGTAGGAACCCAACAAATGGCTGGTACCGAGATTATGAGAGTGGCCAACCTGAGTAATATGGAAGTAGAGGTTGATGTGAACGAGAATGACATTGTAAAGGTGCAAATTGGTGATTCTGCAATCGTTGAAGTGGATGCCTATCTTAAAAAGGAATTTAGAGGAATTGTAACCGAAATAGCTAATTCAGCAGAAGGAAATTTAACAGCAGATCAGGTTACCAATTTTAAAGTAAAAGTTAGAATTTTAGATGAATCCTATAAAGATTTAACCGAAGGTAAACCTGAACATTTTTCTCCCTTTAGACCAGGAATGACGGCTACGGTTGACATAATTACAACGACAAAAAATAGTGTAGTTGGAGTGCCTATTAGCGCTATTGTAATAAAAACGGATACAAGTTCAGGCAAGCCATCTGGAGCTCCCAAAATGGGAGGTGGCATCTTAGATGAAAAATTTGAGTGCGTATTTGTCAGAAATAATGATGAAGCCAAGTTGAAAGTGGTAAAAACGGGAATTCAAGATGATGCCAATATTGAGATAGTTTCAGGGCTTTCCGAAGGTGAAGAAATTATTACCGGGCCATACAATGTTGTTTCTAAAACCTTGAAACCTGGTGATAAAATAGAAATACAATCAGAAGAAAGTAAGCAGGAGGAGATTTAG
- a CDS encoding TolC family protein gives MKKQFFLFIALISFAAQAQEKKWTLEECVEYALEHNISIQQSALDSELADIDKNQAVSNFFPNLSASASYNINTGANINPATNQFENETFKSASGGVSSGVNIFAGLRNWKSLQRAKLNQLSSQYALDKMKDDISLFVANSFLQILFNKEQLKVLQAQNVITQENLQRTQEMVNAGTLPEGDLLEIKATDATQKQEIIAAENTLFISKLGLAQLLQIKDYQNFDIVDDEYDIISENILNENAQTIADKAKVELNDINIAETSLLIAEKDLSLARSNYFPTLSGFLSYNTRWSSTQIDPFTGEEIVFLDQLYIFDGTAIGFQLNVPIFNRFTTRNSVNRSKVNVERAKYQLEQAELDLESNVYQAYNDAKNAKKAYEAAVQTEEARQLAFEYSKERYNVGLSNAFDFNQSRTQYENSQSQVIRTKYDYIFKLKVLEFYFGIPITQIN, from the coding sequence ATGAAAAAACAATTTTTCCTATTTATAGCGCTTATTTCCTTTGCTGCTCAAGCCCAAGAAAAAAAATGGACCCTAGAAGAATGTGTAGAATACGCTTTGGAACATAATATTTCCATCCAGCAATCCGCACTAGATTCAGAGTTGGCAGATATTGACAAAAATCAGGCAGTTTCAAATTTTTTCCCAAATTTAAGCGCCTCGGCATCCTACAATATAAACACTGGGGCCAATATTAACCCAGCCACCAACCAGTTCGAAAATGAGACTTTTAAATCGGCTTCTGGAGGAGTTAGCTCAGGTGTTAATATTTTTGCGGGGTTAAGAAACTGGAAAAGCCTTCAAAGAGCAAAATTGAATCAATTATCATCTCAGTATGCTTTAGACAAGATGAAAGATGATATCTCATTGTTTGTCGCAAATTCATTTTTGCAAATTTTATTCAATAAGGAACAGCTTAAAGTACTTCAAGCTCAAAATGTAATTACTCAAGAAAATTTGCAGCGAACTCAAGAAATGGTCAATGCAGGAACCTTGCCTGAAGGAGATCTTTTGGAAATTAAAGCAACCGATGCTACCCAAAAACAAGAAATCATTGCAGCAGAAAATACATTGTTTATATCAAAACTTGGCTTAGCACAATTGTTACAGATAAAGGACTATCAAAATTTTGATATTGTAGATGATGAATATGATATTATCTCGGAAAATATTTTGAATGAAAATGCGCAAACTATAGCTGATAAGGCAAAGGTTGAATTGAATGATATTAATATTGCTGAAACAAGTTTGTTAATTGCAGAAAAGGACTTGTCTTTGGCACGTTCAAACTATTTTCCAACACTATCTGGTTTTTTAAGTTACAACACGCGTTGGTCTAGTACGCAAATAGACCCATTTACTGGAGAAGAAATCGTATTTTTGGACCAGTTGTATATATTCGATGGTACAGCAATAGGATTTCAATTGAATGTTCCTATTTTTAATCGGTTTACAACCAGGAATAGTGTAAATAGAAGTAAGGTAAATGTTGAAAGAGCGAAATACCAATTGGAGCAAGCTGAGTTGGATCTAGAATCTAATGTATATCAAGCATACAATGATGCCAAGAATGCTAAGAAAGCCTATGAAGCTGCGGTTCAAACTGAAGAAGCAAGGCAGTTGGCTTTTGAGTATTCAAAGGAGCGTTATAATGTGGGATTGTCTAATGCGTTTGATTTTAACCAATCGCGCACGCAATATGAAAATTCGCAATCGCAAGTTATTAGAACCAAATACGATTACATATTTAAACTCAAAGTTTTGGAGTTCTATTTTGGAATTCCAATCACCCAAATTAATTAG
- a CDS encoding ABC transporter permease has translation MFNKDRWDEILQALATNKFRTFLTAFGVFWGIFILVLLLALTNGLKNGVTADFGDFATNSMFMWTQRTSVPYKGMPKGRNFNYKLDDVEAIKAQVPNLKYVSPRNQLGGFRGSNNVTRGTKTGAFEIYGDYPEYINQQPMDILQGRFISYSDINTKRKVCVIGTDVVKGLYDKGEEVMGSYIKINGVNFMVVGTFKMSNSQGDREQDANTVYIPFTTFGHAFNRGDNVGWMAITAVDDITITSVKQQVFDLMKARHKVAPEDDRAIGHWDLSEQFERINGLFTILTIVGYFVGALVLMSGIIGISNIMLIVVKERTKEIGVRRALGASPWTIKGQILQESLLLTILSGMVGISFSAFMIWLLNYLLDSSGPVENFANPSVNMTVVFTALIILVVSGLLAGLIPANSATKMKPVDALRIE, from the coding sequence ATGTTTAATAAAGATCGTTGGGACGAAATATTACAGGCGCTTGCCACTAATAAATTCAGAACGTTTTTAACCGCTTTTGGCGTTTTTTGGGGTATCTTTATACTAGTATTATTGTTGGCTCTAACCAATGGACTGAAAAATGGTGTCACTGCAGATTTTGGTGACTTTGCCACTAATTCCATGTTTATGTGGACCCAAAGAACTTCTGTTCCTTACAAAGGAATGCCCAAAGGGCGAAACTTCAATTATAAATTGGATGATGTAGAGGCTATTAAAGCTCAGGTGCCCAATTTAAAATATGTGTCTCCCCGAAATCAGTTGGGTGGGTTTAGGGGATCCAACAATGTTACTAGAGGAACCAAAACTGGAGCTTTTGAAATCTACGGTGATTACCCGGAATACATTAATCAGCAACCTATGGATATTCTGCAGGGTAGATTTATTAGCTATTCCGATATCAATACCAAACGGAAGGTGTGTGTTATTGGAACTGATGTTGTCAAGGGACTTTATGATAAGGGAGAGGAAGTCATGGGGTCTTATATCAAGATTAATGGTGTAAATTTTATGGTAGTGGGCACTTTTAAGATGAGCAACAGTCAAGGTGATCGCGAACAGGATGCCAATACTGTATATATTCCATTTACAACGTTTGGTCATGCCTTTAATCGTGGAGATAATGTTGGTTGGATGGCCATTACAGCAGTTGATGATATAACGATAACATCTGTAAAGCAGCAAGTCTTCGATTTAATGAAAGCTCGACATAAAGTGGCTCCAGAAGATGACAGGGCCATTGGTCACTGGGATTTATCCGAGCAGTTTGAGCGTATAAATGGGCTTTTTACCATCTTGACTATTGTTGGTTATTTTGTAGGGGCCTTGGTACTTATGTCTGGAATTATCGGGATTAGCAATATCATGCTCATTGTGGTGAAAGAACGAACTAAGGAGATAGGAGTACGTAGAGCTTTGGGAGCAAGTCCTTGGACTATAAAGGGGCAAATACTTCAGGAAAGTCTTCTTTTAACGATTCTGTCTGGAATGGTAGGGATTTCCTTTTCGGCTTTCATGATTTGGCTGCTCAATTACTTGTTGGATAGTAGTGGCCCCGTTGAAAATTTTGCGAACCCAAGTGTTAACATGACCGTGGTGTTTACGGCGTTAATAATATTGGTGGTATCTGGATTGTTAGCAGGATTGATACCAGCCAATAGTGCCACCAAAATGAAACCTGTTGATGCCCTGCGAATAGAATAA